A genomic segment from Nitrospira sp. encodes:
- a CDS encoding dTDP-4-dehydrorhamnose reductase produces MRIVITGSHGQLGTDLRQLLPGHQLTTLDLPAFDLTKPDCAQAIVEAKPEAVIHAGAYTDVDGAERDPSVAMAVNADGTERVARAAAHVGARLICISTDYVFDGRGTRPYVETDPTNPVNAYGRSKLAGEQRALACCENTLVVRTAWLYGRQGKNFVKTMLQLAAERPCLKVVADQRGCPTSAEDLARMIGRLVAHPVQGIVHVTNEGHCTWHEFASEIIRLSGHLVPVEPITTADMPRPATRPAYSVLSLDRLHHLGFSMPSWQDGVQRFVKALSAAA; encoded by the coding sequence GTGCGGATCGTAATCACCGGTTCTCACGGACAGCTGGGGACGGATCTTCGGCAACTGTTGCCGGGCCATCAGCTGACGACGCTCGATCTGCCGGCGTTCGACCTCACGAAGCCGGATTGTGCCCAGGCGATCGTCGAGGCGAAGCCCGAGGCGGTGATTCACGCCGGCGCCTATACGGATGTGGACGGTGCGGAACGTGATCCGAGTGTGGCCATGGCTGTGAATGCCGACGGAACCGAACGGGTGGCCCGCGCCGCAGCTCACGTCGGCGCCCGGCTAATTTGCATTTCCACCGATTACGTGTTCGACGGGCGTGGTACCCGTCCCTATGTCGAAACCGACCCGACCAATCCCGTCAACGCCTACGGCCGGTCGAAACTGGCCGGCGAACAGCGAGCGTTGGCCTGCTGTGAGAATACCTTGGTCGTGCGCACCGCCTGGCTCTACGGCCGGCAAGGCAAGAATTTCGTGAAGACCATGTTGCAGTTGGCGGCCGAACGACCCTGCTTGAAGGTCGTGGCGGATCAGCGCGGCTGTCCGACCTCGGCCGAAGACCTCGCCCGCATGATCGGCCGGCTCGTGGCGCATCCGGTGCAGGGGATTGTGCATGTGACGAATGAGGGGCACTGTACCTGGCACGAGTTCGCCTCGGAAATCATCCGCTTGTCCGGGCATCTGGTTCCCGTCGAGCCGATCACGACGGCGGACATGCCAAGACCGGCAACACGTCCGGCCTATTCCGTCCTGTCGCTGGATCGCCTCCACCATCTCGGGTTCAGCATGCCGTCCTGGCAGGATGGAGTGCAGCGGTTTGTGAAGGCCCTGTCGGCGGCCGCATAA
- a CDS encoding dTDP-glucose 4,6-dehydratase produces MRILVTGGAGFIGSHLVRRLVESGRHTVVNLDALKYSGNLENLTDLAGHPQYRFVQADICDQKVVHAVLNEHRIEGIINCAAETHVDRSILDPGAFARTDVVGTGILLEEARQAGVLRFLQVSTDEVYGSVEQGSSTEEDRLEPRSPYSASKAGGDLLVLSYWTTYRFPVLVTRGSNTYGPNQYPEKFIPLFVTNAIEGEPLPLYGDGKNCRDWLSVYDHAAGIEHVFDQGQPGTVYNVGGGNERENLTVAEQIVAALGKPRSLIRFVQDRPGHDRRYSIDCSRLCALGWTPRVPFEEGLKQTVEWYRTHESWWRTIKSGEFKDYYRQQYAKRLQKGTACGS; encoded by the coding sequence ATGCGTATTCTCGTGACGGGCGGCGCCGGCTTCATCGGCTCGCATCTGGTGCGGCGATTGGTGGAGAGCGGCCGCCATACGGTCGTCAACCTCGATGCGCTCAAGTATTCCGGCAACCTCGAAAACCTCACGGATCTGGCCGGGCACCCGCAGTACCGCTTCGTGCAGGCGGATATTTGCGACCAGAAGGTGGTGCATGCGGTTCTGAACGAGCATCGGATCGAAGGCATCATCAACTGCGCCGCGGAAACCCATGTCGATCGATCGATTCTCGATCCGGGAGCCTTCGCCCGCACCGATGTGGTGGGCACGGGCATCTTGTTGGAGGAAGCGCGCCAGGCCGGGGTCCTGCGGTTCCTGCAAGTCAGCACGGATGAGGTCTATGGCAGCGTCGAGCAGGGAAGCTCCACGGAGGAAGATCGATTGGAACCGAGGAGTCCCTATTCGGCGAGCAAGGCCGGCGGGGACCTACTGGTGCTGAGTTATTGGACGACCTATCGATTCCCGGTGTTGGTGACGCGCGGCAGCAATACCTATGGGCCGAACCAATATCCCGAAAAATTCATTCCCTTGTTTGTGACGAACGCGATCGAGGGAGAACCGCTGCCTCTGTATGGCGACGGCAAGAACTGCCGGGATTGGCTGTCGGTCTACGACCATGCGGCAGGCATCGAGCATGTGTTCGACCAGGGGCAGCCGGGGACCGTCTACAACGTCGGCGGCGGGAACGAACGCGAGAACCTGACGGTGGCTGAACAGATCGTCGCGGCGCTGGGCAAACCCCGCTCACTCATTCGCTTCGTGCAGGACCGTCCGGGACATGACCGCCGCTATTCCATCGATTGCAGCCGGCTGTGCGCCCTTGGATGGACGCCCCGCGTGCCGTTCGAAGAGGGGCTGAAGCAGACGGTCGAATGGTATCGCACCCATGAGAGCTGGTGGCGGACCATCAAGTCCGGAGAGTTCAAGGACTATTATCGGCAGCAATATGCCAAGCGGCTGCAGAAGGGGACGGCGTGCGGATCGTAA